In Chiloscyllium plagiosum isolate BGI_BamShark_2017 chromosome 35, ASM401019v2, whole genome shotgun sequence, a genomic segment contains:
- the nlrx1 gene encoding NLR family member X1 — protein MQCRKNLLIRLKWTLIEYKPSSIVVPLPGVRNTGSAGVQCFRARNSKQLIRLMTRSLCRFGRPGFLQCPQYRVQHSRSLSTGATQVDSIEQHRKRLRDWFSHMPNEEMRFGSFSMDNWHIDPVIAESSPKENRELTSRLGVYSHIEPEKSRVLKANQMFASLSDTSAPAKNVLLYGMVGMGKSTVVNKLVLDWCDGRLDQFDIILPFSCEDLSSQNQSTSMNKLIVRKYTQLRSILPQIWSGKLGKVLLVFSDLEQLKLDFRLSKTELCNDPNEPLPPSSLLVNLLRNYLIPDANILVTTRPSAVDSVPSRYVDRYVRICGFTDVEQQHLYFRMRLNLSPYDAASENLMKMLYRNLQRQSQLTADCFLPSYCWIICANLHFLHFTTADMPIQNLTGLYSSFLTLNFSGQIVDASSQQNISIVRYIAKTVGKLAYEGIEKKKMLFSEEDLQNCFELHTKTEEELNQLTAFQTDVLGFFMSPTAQHHSEPLLRFTVPAMQEYLAALYVVLGEKKTVLERVGNVVSETIGKASEDVTAILAIVSKFVPFRIITLLRLVNIFPRIFRKIHTKSKKGIANTMVFEMFKEDDELNNDVLEQINESILGKEVGVSSPPTGDRTSTQCFELFPMFMAGLLAQSNRLLLEKLGCTIKNVTVREISNSLKKHLSKVTIEKLPPSELMDLLLFLYELQNEVFAREICKAFQSLTLSQVKMTTLKCFVIASIMNTSDHPIDVMNLSLCNLSEDCLKILRPVLLRCKNLNLQFNNLGLGAWQEVSHLLQDPNCTVQNLWLCDNVLSEAAVNCIGPAIARNSSVTQLSLLHTSLGDQGVKVLTPYIQENTRLKDLNLASNDISEEAAVTFVEMIKKHPTLETLHLYLNEISDSGKKELHRLSREQDGVKVLASITDGSNISAYWTLILKNVMRNATNRDQERMANYLTLFQNELKFSRQQIRNPWKKLRLLRVERRVEKLLRNVQQGK, from the exons TTGACTCTATTGAGCAACATCGGAAGAGACTGCGGGATTGGTTCAGTCACATGCCCAATGAGGAGATGAGGTTTGGTTCATTCTCGATGGATAACTGGCATATTGATCCTGTCATTGCTGAAAGTTCCCCCAAAGAGAACAGGGAGCTCACATCAAGATTGGGCGTCTACAGTCACATTGAACCTGAGAAATCCCGGGTGCTCAAGGCTAATCAGAtgtttgcctccctttctgaTACATCTGCTCCAGCAAAGAATGTGCTTCTGTATGGCATGGTGGGAATGGGCAAGAGCACGGTGGTTAATAAACTGGTCTTGGATTGGTGTGACGGGCGACTTGATCAGTTCGACATAATCCTGCCCTTCTCCTGTGAAGATCTGTCCTCGCAGAATCAATCTACATCCATGAATAAATTAATCGTTCGCAAGTACACCCAGCTGAGGTCCATTTTGCCTCAGATTTGGTCTGGGAAACTTGGGAAAGTGCTTTTGGTTTTCTCTGACCTGGAGCAGCTTAAACTTGACTTTCGTCTCTCGAAGACTGAGCTGTGCAATGATCCGAACGAGCCTCTGCCTCCCAGCAGCCTGCTGGTCAACCTGCTCCGAAATTACCTGATCCCAGATGCCAACATCCTCGTCACTACCCGGCCCTCGGCTGTGGACTCAGTCCCGAGCAGGTACGTGGACAGGTATGTCCGTATCTGCGGCTTCACTGATGTGGAGCAGCAGCACCTGTACTTCAGGATGCGACTGAACCTGTCTCCCTATGATGCAGCCAGCGAGAATTTGATGAAGATGCTGTACAGGAATCTCCAGAGACAAAGCCAGCTCACAGCTGACTGCTTCCTGCCGTCTTACTGTTGGATCATCTGTGCGAACTTGCACTTCCTCCATTTCACCACTGCTGACATGCCCATACAGAACCTCACTGGCCTCTACAGCAGCTTCCTGACCCTAAATTTCAGCGGTCAAATTGTAGATGCCAGCAGCCAGCAGAACATCTCAATCGTGCGGTATATCGCCAAGACAGTTGGCAAACTGGCCTACGAGGGGATAGAAAAGAAGAAAATGCTCTTCAGTGAAGAAGACTTGCAGAACTGCTTTGAACTACACACCAAGACAGAGGAAGAGTTGAATCAGTTAACTGCCTTTCAGACAGATGTGTTGGGGTTTTTCATGTCTCCCACTGCCCAGCACCACTCTGAACCACTCCTTAGGTTCACTGTACCCGCAATGCAGGAATATCTGGCTGCACTGTATGTTGTTCTGGGAGAGAAAAAGACTGTCTTGGAGCGAGTGGGAAACGTGGTGTCTGAGACCATTGGAAAAGCCAGTGAGGACGTGACAGCAATATTGGCCATTGTATCGAAATTTGTGCCATTCCGAATCATAACGCTACTGAGACTTGTGAACATTTTCCCACGGATCTTCAGAAAGATTCACACCAAGAGCAAGAAGGGCATTGCAAACACCATGGTCTTTGAAATGTTCAAAGAAGACGATGAGTTGAACAACGATGTTTTAGAGCAAATAAATGAGAGCATTCTTGGTAAAGAGGTGGGGGTGAGCAGCCCACCAACTGGGGACAGAACAAGCACTCAATGCTTTGAACTCTTCCCAATGTTCATGGCTGGGTTACTGGCCCAGAGTAACCGGCTTCTGTTGGAGAAACTCGGCTGCACAATAAAGAATGTAACTGTGCGCGAAATATCCAACAGTTTGAAGAAACATCTCAGCAAAGTCACCATAGAGAAGCTGCCTCCCTCTGAGCTCATGGATCTTCTGTTGTTCCTGTACGAGTTACAGAATGAAGTGTTTGCAAGGGAGATCTGCAAGGCTTTCCAAAGCTTGACTTTGTCCCAAGTTAAGATGACCACgttgaaatgttttgtgattgCCTCGATAATGAACACCTCCGACCACCCAATTGATGTGATGAACCTTAGTTTGTGCAACTTAAGTGAAGACTGTTTGAAAATCCTGCGACCAGTTCTCCTCCGCTGCAAGAATTTAAA tctaCAGTTTAATAATCTTGGACTTGGCGCCTGGCAGGAAGTAAGCCATTTGTTACAGGACCCGAACTGTACAGTTCAGAACTTGTG GCTTTGTGATAATGTTTTGTCTGAGGCTGCAGTTAATTGTATCGGACCTGCCATCGCTCGCAACAGTTCAGTGACTCAGTTATCACTGCTTCACACGTCCCTGGGAGACCAGGGAGTGAAGGTGCTTACACCGTACATCCAAGAGAACACACGGCTGAAAGACCTCAACCTCGCCAGTAATGACATCAGTGAGGAGGCTGCCGTCACCTTTGTGGAGATGATCAAGAAACATCCAACGTTAGAAACACTTCA CCTGTATTTAAATGAGATCAGTGACAGCGGGAAGAAGGAGCTGCACAGGCTCAGTCGGGAGCAGGACGGGGTGAAAGTTCTGGCTTCGATCACAGATGGCTCCAACATCTCGGCCTACTGGACACTGATCCTGAAGAACGTCATGCGAAACGCCACAAACAGGGACCAGGAGCGCATGGCCAACTACCTGACACTGTTTCAGAATGAGCTGAAGTTCAGTCGCCAGCAAATCCGAAACCCTTGGAAAAAGCTCAGACTTCTGCGGGTGGAACGTCGAGTCGAGAAACTGCTGAGAAACGTCCAACAGGGCAAATAG